The following are encoded together in the Phaseolus vulgaris cultivar G19833 chromosome 9, P. vulgaris v2.0, whole genome shotgun sequence genome:
- the LOC137820121 gene encoding uncharacterized WD repeat-containing protein C2A9.03 isoform X4 — MLRNLLWATSKHDVYLMQNYSVMHWSAVLRRGKEVLNVAKPIVPSLKRPGFLAQPVSRVQISTMIVKENLMVAGGFHGELICKNLKQPGVLFCDKITTDDTAITNAVDVYRNPAGSLRVITANNDSQVRVFDAENFASLGCFNYDWSVNNISVSPDGKLLAVLGDSSECLIADANNGKVTGSLKGHLDYSFASAWHPDGRILATGNQDTTCRLWDIRNLSQSLAVLKGRMGAIRALRFTSDGRFLAMAEPADFVHIFDSHSGYVQGQEIDLFGEIAGISFSPDTEALFVGIADRTYGSLLEFARKRYNYYLDPMF, encoded by the exons CTGAGGAATTTGTTGTGGGCAACTTCGAAGCATGATGTATACCTTATGCAAAACTACTCAGTTATGCACTGGTCCGCAGTATTACGAAGGGGTAAAGAAGTGCTTAACGTAGCCAAACCAATTGTTCCAAGCCTT AAGCGTCCTGGATTTTTGGCTCAGCCTGTCTCCAGAGTGCAAATAAGCACCATGATTGTTAAGGAAAATCTGATGGTGGCCGGTGGTTTCCATGGTGAGCTTATATGCAAG AATTTGAAGCAGCCTGGAGTTCTATTTTGTGATAAAATAACTACAGATGATACTGCCATAACCAATGCTGTGGATGTTTACCGCAATCCAGC TGGATCGTTGAGAGTCATCACAGCAAATAATGATTCCCAAGTTCGGGTTTTTGATGCAGAGAATTTTGCTTCTCTTGGTTGTTTCAACTATGATTGGTCTGTTAAT AATATTTCTGTTAGCCCGGATGGGAAGTTGTTAGCTGTACTTGGGGACAGCAGTGAGTGCTTGATAGCTGATGCTAACAATGGAAAG GTTACTGGAAGCTTAAAAGGTCACTTGGACTACTCTTTTGCATCGGCTTGGCACCCGGATGGACGGATATTGGCTACTGGGAATCAGGACACAACTTGCAGGTTGTGGGACATAAGAAATCTTTCACAATCTCTAGCTGTGTTAAAGGGAAGAATGGGCGCAATAAGAGCCTTACGATTCACATCTGATGGACGGTTTTTGGCTATGGCTGAGCCTGCAGACTTCGTCCATATTTTTGACTCTCATTCTGGTTATGTACAAGGTCAAGAAATAGATCTATTTGGCGAGATTGCTGGTATATCCTTTAGCCCAGACACAGAGGCTCTATTTGTGGGCATTGCTGACCGAACCTATGGTAGCTTGTTAGAGTTCGCCAGAAAACGTTACAATTATTACCTAGACCCCATGTTTTAA
- the LOC137820121 gene encoding uncharacterized WD repeat-containing protein C2A9.03 isoform X2, with translation MTSSSIQGSSSPQSCIFSRWKVSSVAGPYNMLRNLLWATSKHDVYLMQNYSVMHWSAVLRRGKEVLNVAKPIVPSLKRPGFLAQPVSRVQISTMIVKENLMVAGGFHGELICKNLKQPGVLFCDKITTDDTAITNAVDVYRNPAGSLRVITANNDSQVRVFDAENFASLGCFNYDWSVNNISVSPDGKLLAVLGDSSECLIADANNGKVTGSLKGHLDYSFASAWHPDGRILATGNQDTTCRLWDIRNLSQSLAVLKGRMGAIRALRFTSDGRFLAMAEPADFVHIFDSHSGYVQGQEIDLFGEIAGISFSPDTEALFVGIADRTYGSLLEFARKRYNYYLDPMF, from the exons CTGAGGAATTTGTTGTGGGCAACTTCGAAGCATGATGTATACCTTATGCAAAACTACTCAGTTATGCACTGGTCCGCAGTATTACGAAGGGGTAAAGAAGTGCTTAACGTAGCCAAACCAATTGTTCCAAGCCTT AAGCGTCCTGGATTTTTGGCTCAGCCTGTCTCCAGAGTGCAAATAAGCACCATGATTGTTAAGGAAAATCTGATGGTGGCCGGTGGTTTCCATGGTGAGCTTATATGCAAG AATTTGAAGCAGCCTGGAGTTCTATTTTGTGATAAAATAACTACAGATGATACTGCCATAACCAATGCTGTGGATGTTTACCGCAATCCAGC TGGATCGTTGAGAGTCATCACAGCAAATAATGATTCCCAAGTTCGGGTTTTTGATGCAGAGAATTTTGCTTCTCTTGGTTGTTTCAACTATGATTGGTCTGTTAAT AATATTTCTGTTAGCCCGGATGGGAAGTTGTTAGCTGTACTTGGGGACAGCAGTGAGTGCTTGATAGCTGATGCTAACAATGGAAAG GTTACTGGAAGCTTAAAAGGTCACTTGGACTACTCTTTTGCATCGGCTTGGCACCCGGATGGACGGATATTGGCTACTGGGAATCAGGACACAACTTGCAGGTTGTGGGACATAAGAAATCTTTCACAATCTCTAGCTGTGTTAAAGGGAAGAATGGGCGCAATAAGAGCCTTACGATTCACATCTGATGGACGGTTTTTGGCTATGGCTGAGCCTGCAGACTTCGTCCATATTTTTGACTCTCATTCTGGTTATGTACAAGGTCAAGAAATAGATCTATTTGGCGAGATTGCTGGTATATCCTTTAGCCCAGACACAGAGGCTCTATTTGTGGGCATTGCTGACCGAACCTATGGTAGCTTGTTAGAGTTCGCCAGAAAACGTTACAATTATTACCTAGACCCCATGTTTTAA
- the LOC137820121 gene encoding uncharacterized WD repeat-containing protein C2A9.03 isoform X3, whose product MTSSSIQGSSSPQSCIFRWKVSSVAGPYNMLRNLLWATSKHDVYLMQNYSVMHWSAVLRRGKEVLNVAKPIVPSLKRPGFLAQPVSRVQISTMIVKENLMVAGGFHGELICKNLKQPGVLFCDKITTDDTAITNAVDVYRNPAGSLRVITANNDSQVRVFDAENFASLGCFNYDWSVNNISVSPDGKLLAVLGDSSECLIADANNGKVTGSLKGHLDYSFASAWHPDGRILATGNQDTTCRLWDIRNLSQSLAVLKGRMGAIRALRFTSDGRFLAMAEPADFVHIFDSHSGYVQGQEIDLFGEIAGISFSPDTEALFVGIADRTYGSLLEFARKRYNYYLDPMF is encoded by the exons CTGAGGAATTTGTTGTGGGCAACTTCGAAGCATGATGTATACCTTATGCAAAACTACTCAGTTATGCACTGGTCCGCAGTATTACGAAGGGGTAAAGAAGTGCTTAACGTAGCCAAACCAATTGTTCCAAGCCTT AAGCGTCCTGGATTTTTGGCTCAGCCTGTCTCCAGAGTGCAAATAAGCACCATGATTGTTAAGGAAAATCTGATGGTGGCCGGTGGTTTCCATGGTGAGCTTATATGCAAG AATTTGAAGCAGCCTGGAGTTCTATTTTGTGATAAAATAACTACAGATGATACTGCCATAACCAATGCTGTGGATGTTTACCGCAATCCAGC TGGATCGTTGAGAGTCATCACAGCAAATAATGATTCCCAAGTTCGGGTTTTTGATGCAGAGAATTTTGCTTCTCTTGGTTGTTTCAACTATGATTGGTCTGTTAAT AATATTTCTGTTAGCCCGGATGGGAAGTTGTTAGCTGTACTTGGGGACAGCAGTGAGTGCTTGATAGCTGATGCTAACAATGGAAAG GTTACTGGAAGCTTAAAAGGTCACTTGGACTACTCTTTTGCATCGGCTTGGCACCCGGATGGACGGATATTGGCTACTGGGAATCAGGACACAACTTGCAGGTTGTGGGACATAAGAAATCTTTCACAATCTCTAGCTGTGTTAAAGGGAAGAATGGGCGCAATAAGAGCCTTACGATTCACATCTGATGGACGGTTTTTGGCTATGGCTGAGCCTGCAGACTTCGTCCATATTTTTGACTCTCATTCTGGTTATGTACAAGGTCAAGAAATAGATCTATTTGGCGAGATTGCTGGTATATCCTTTAGCCCAGACACAGAGGCTCTATTTGTGGGCATTGCTGACCGAACCTATGGTAGCTTGTTAGAGTTCGCCAGAAAACGTTACAATTATTACCTAGACCCCATGTTTTAA